The genomic DNA taaaaaagtatttaattaaaaaaatatatactcAGTTTTGTtgtaaaaattattaaaatattgactactaaaaacataaaagagaaatgttaaaatatgagttaagagacttttaattatttaaatgtgagagaaagaaaactaaaataaaaaattgagatttaaagttaaactataatatcaattttatatttcaaaataaatgGAACCTAAATAactataataaataaattaaataaaactagaagataaccgtttatattataaaaattacaaatttcgagaaaaaaattaaaattgaagaAATATGGAGCGCGCGTAGCGCGGACAAAAAATCCCTAGTACTACAATAATCGCTTACtcttttttttgaaaaaataaccGCTTACTCTTAATCGAATTGGTTTCTATGGAAAACACCTTAATCGGAGAACACCGGAGAGTACTtcatttttcttatatttttGTATACTTTATTCAAAATGCATGTATCATGTTAATTAAAATAAGAATTTatatatacaaaaaaatattttgagGAAATTTTTACAGAACATATACACACGTTATGTACAAATCAAAACATACTATACTTCTATAATTAGTGTTTAATAATAATTATGACAATATTTATTAAAATCTTGACAATGTTATGTAAAACTAAAATATATTTATGAGAATTTTTGATATAATTCAAGAAAAAAATTGTGAAAAAATTTGCAGAACAAGTAAATATAAATTACAGAACATAGTAATTATCGGGGAAAATTTGAGCCCATTAGACAGGTCGACATCaaacatatataaaaaaacttTATTAAAAATACCTCTCATGTATTTTAATAATCTAATATACATTGTGCATGATCACATTATACTGCAATATCCTGTATAAATGCTCGATCGAATAGTAGTGGTATAGTGATTTTTTTCCCAAGTGTGGCAGTACTGAAGTTTGACCAGCTACATGCTGTaaagtgaaaatatatttgaccAATCCATTCACTGGGTCGGGGACCATCTTAATATTTTAATTCCTTTGTCAGATCAAAATTATAATTTTCTGCATATCAGAAATAATAAGAAAAGAGTTTGTCGCTCACGTGCACACGTTAAACACTAAAATTTATAAAGTTCGGAATGTTTTGATTGATAGAATTATTATAAATGCAGAGATTTCATCATTATTAACAAGTATTGACCAATTAAAACATGTCAAAATTATAAAAGTTTGTATCTAATATATACCCTTGGGCACACCACAGAAAAACCCATAAACAAAATATAATGAGAAAGGACCCTCGAATTTATAGAATCCAAGTATATATCAAATTTAGAGGCCCTAACTTACATACGCActtcaaattaaaaaattaaagcAAAGCTCgaataaaattaaaatcataGAATTAAGATAAACATCTATGGTCTCACATAACCGGAAAGTATGTTATAAACCCAACACATCACCTATGTTTGTTGAATGACAAGGAAACATCTTAGCACAtacatatataataatttcagTAAGAAACACAGCTGGAGAGATATTAAAGAATGTTACTATCTCATTCAATAACAAGCAAGCTTTCATATGTTTCCTTCTCTTATATGAAATGAGATTCTCTCCAAAGATATGGCCGACCAGTTCTCGGATGGATGATGGCACGTGCAACAAGCTTGATGCAAAGAATGAAAGTACCAGTGAGGGTGATGCCAGCTACTGTTTTTGGGAGGAAGAAAATACAATCTGATTCGAATTTGAGTCCTCTGTTTAATCTGTTAACGCGAGTtctaatataattttaaatagtTACATCATTTAAATTTCAAGGAGTTGAAAGAGTGTTTAACAAAATATTACATTAATATTATGTACAACGTGTGGTACAGTGTAGTGGTATCTCACTTGCTCTTTTTACCGGACGTCGAGGGTAATAAAAGATCGCAAAGTGCTCATTAATAAGCGTGGAAGGATATTTAGTTTTGTAAAACTAAATTTAAAATAGCTTTGGAACTCATTTCCACATGCTTTTCACTCCTATAAATAAACTAGAAGCCAGCAAGCCTTTTGCATTACAATCTAAACACACTTCTGAATATCTCTCAAGCATACGGACTTTACAAACTACTGGAGTACTATACTACAGAGCAAGAAAATCTAAGCTAGTCATGGGCAAGAACAACGGAGGAGCTACCGCGACAACAACGAAGAAAGGACTACAAAGCAAGGGTTTAGGAAGGTTTCTGAAACAACAAAGAGGAAGGATCTACATTATTAGAACATGTGTAGTTATGTTACTCTGCTGGCATGACTGATCCAATGTttagtaatttttttaaatgtGTATATACAGGAATTCTTTTGTAGATCAGATTTACATTGTTATGGAGTAAGCTATTCTTAATCTCAGACTTGGTGCTGTTCTTTATTCCCTTCCATTTTCTGTTCTTGTACTTGGCACTTTGTTCTTGTGCCTCCGCTCCACTGATACTCGAACTCTCGATATCTTATTATTGATTAAGGAATAATATCACTACTAACTACTTATTACGAGAATAAATAACAGTCTAATCAACTCGGAAGATACCAATCATATGTGATATGGATGCCGTTACTTGAAGGAAAGTACGAAGTGCatgaaaatattgattttttttttcagTTAGTGTGTATGATATCATAAACAGTAATCTAACACTTGACCTGGTAGTTATGCAGACGCAAATAAAATAGTATATACAACTATACATAATACTTGTTTATTAATTCATAACATGAAATGATATAAACAGTTTAGTTATTACTTGACCTGGTAGTTTAAGCAGTGTTATAAATTACATTTTTAATGATATAGAAACAGGCCTAGTTAACTCAACAACACTTGTGAGATTATTTAGAATGTACCCCATCCGAGGACAAGTATGTATCCTTTCAGTGATATAGTTTTTGTCTGTTCTTTTGTCCCTGCTACATATTTGGAGCTGCTGCACTGCACTATTCTTTTATCTGCTTCaatttccttttttttttcttatCTAAGCACTTTATTTGTTAATTAACTGGTCCGGTCCTCGACAAGCTTAACCCTGTGTATGTCGAGAATTTCTACGAGTTTAATATCAGAAATTGATGTGAATGTAAGAGTCACCTTAGTGAACTTTTTTGTTTTGAAAGGCTTTCAAATGTGAAGCAGTACTCTTAAAATTAAATACAATAGAAAAAGAGGGGGAAATATTTAAATGACAATTCTCACACATTAAAATGAGCAACATGAAAGAGTTGAACAATATGATAAAGAAAAGGAGATAAAATTTAATGGAATTTTGTTGGGATGTAATAATTGAGATTCATATATCTTGCCTAAACTGTCATCCTTCCAAATATGTGGTCACTGACAACTTATTCCACGTGCAACCTGGCAAGAAGTGCCTCTTCAATAATAACAAGTCAAATCCTACAGTGTTTATTTTGGCCTCTTTTTATAATataaatgaatttcaaatatGCTCCCTCATATTCTTATTTAATAATGACGTGTTTGGAAAAAAATAATTATAGGAAAAAATAATTGCATGAGCAAACTAATTAGGCGTCCAAACTCAAAACTCATTGAGATTAAATCTCTGTCTGGATCCTGAAATTTAAATCacacgaaaatgaaaatgattttaatataaaaataactTATTTTTATTCCTTTTGACCGGATTGAAATATATTAATCCAAACGGCTTCTAAATTTTTGAAAATCTCAAAATGAACTTGAAAGTTCAAAATTATTATAATCTTGATCAAAATTTAAATGTAACAAATTATATGCAGTAGtcagtgttctaaaaatccccgatttttaaaaaaatctccGATTAATCCTTGAAAAATATTTGACCGATCtattttttgaaatccgattaatatttataaattatttttgaaatatatatttcatcataaataaggtaaatatattaaatattattaaaatatttaaatatatccgaTTTTTGTTTCGATTAATTACTCTGATTAACCTCCGATTTGCACATTAATCCATAATCGGTACCTAAACCGATTAGTACCGATTACCGATTTTTACGACAATGACAGTAGTTTTTAAATTCAGGAAACAAATGTTGAACAATGTATTCGTTTAGTTTGACACTTACTGGACCAAGCCCATTTCTAAGTTGGCTACATGGCCTACGACCTCTTTGAACTGCTCAGGACCAGGAAATAAGCTTTGGATCCATTTGAGGTCGACTCGTTGTTAACGGGCTTGTCCACTGCACATCACTCACGAGTCATGAGATATCTTTATCATCGTATAATTGTATTTTACTTTCTTAATTTAAACTATGATTAGGTTGTAAAAATTGGTAATCGGTACTAATCGGTTTAGGTACCAATTAGGGATTAATCGgcaaatcggggattaatcggagggattaatcggaacaaaaatcggatatatttaaatattttaataatatttaatatatttaccttatttattataaattatataattcaaaaataatttataaatattaatcggatttcaaaaaataGATCGTCCAAATATTTTTTAAGGATTAATCGGGAATTAATCGAGAATTTTTTTAAGAATCGGGGATTTTTAAAACACTGACTATAATTATAAAAAAAGGGATTATGTAAAAGTTAAAGATACGAGGTGAACAAAAACATGAACTATATTATTTGTTTTTAGCTCAAATCTAGTATCCAGAAAAATTATACTCTCACTGTCCAGTGGCGGAGGAGGTTTACCCCCCAGGAGCACCCGGatcataaattttaaattaattatataatttaatgCAATAGCTTTAGAAAAATTGTAATACCTTGTCGTATTTATAATAAGCAATGTTAATATTAGTATTTTTTGTATAAAAGCAGTGCCCCCGTGAACCAAGGGTCTCGGTGGCTCTCATTGATTAGTATACATGAGGTGTCGCACATTAAGAAAAAATATAATTCAGTAAAGAAAAGTAAGGTAAGCGGTAAATTGATGATATCGGTTAATATTTAACGTTTGAGTATAGTGAAAAAAATTGATAAATGTAAATGAGTGTagtttattttttatattataaaattttactatttttaaaattagtacaattaaaaaaaatgtcaaaaaaattatataatattaaacgGAACACGAGAATATTCTGATTTTCGTCTTCCTTAGAAAAAGTCACATCGACAAAATAGCTACAATATTTGTCGGCAGCAAATCAATTTTGGACCTGGATTTTTCACCATAGTAAATGACAAATTAGCATAAACTTCCAAGTCATGCCTGTAAAGTGTCCATATTTTGCAAGTTGTTTCTGTTGTATTATTGTGAATAATAGTAGTGAAATTAATCATTTGTACGATGCATTTCACATCATTTGATTTTTACATTTGGAATTTTTTCATGGCCTTATAATGCAGATATTTAGGATAATATAGTATAAAAGCAATGGCTATACAATAATTCCAAGTCACGTCACGGCCTCGGGATTTGAACTGGGTTTTAGGAACTCAGTTTTTCTTAAGATACTATATTAGCACAAATGGGTGGATATATTAtgttatttaaaataattattttaagcTCAATTAAAATTACGTATTtgatatatattcaatataatttGTTATATGTATTACAAGAATATGCAAAAGCTCAATAAAATATTTGTACGGAGTACGATATACTTTTTAATTTATTCCTGTCTTATATTTTCGTGTCATCTACTTTCGTATTTCGTGTACACGAATGTCAAATATAATATTTTGCTATACTTTTGTCGAATGTAATTTCGTATTGTTACAACCATGAAAACTACAATAAGCATAAGGATGAAGAAGAAAATGTATATACACGCATAAACTCCATTGAAATGAAAATTAAAGCTAGCTCACATTTTGTGTCTTTACATCTCTGATTGAACTCTTATCAACAATGATATCATAAAACTTAACAATGTAGTAATGTAATTTAACTAATCGATGATAACTAATGAAAGCTAAGCGAAAGAGAGATTAAGAGTCCAACTCAGCAGCTGAGCCAGCTAAGTCCTGTGTATCTGTAACATCCCCTCAAGTGAGACGGGGCAAAAAGATTTGCAACACCCGACTTGGATTGTAGCAAAGCCAGTTGAGATGAAGACAAAGCCTTGTTGAACATATCCGCAGGCTGAATAGGAGTGGGAATATGAGCAGAAGAAATCAGACCACTAAACAATTTGTTACGCACAAAATGACAGTTAAATTCGACATGTTTCGTGCGTTCGTGAAAAACAATATTGAAAGTTATGTGTAGAGCATACTTATTGTCACAATGCAAAGGAACTGGAAAATGAGTAAGAGAATTAAGATCTTGTAATAGATTAACCAGCCAAGCTATCTCACAACTAGTGTCAGCAAAAACTCGGTATTCAGATTATGTAGATGAACGAGAAATGGTGTGCTGCTTTTTACACTTCCAAGACACCAATGAGGAGCTTAACATAATATAATAACTAGTCATAGACTTTGTAGACTTCTTACAACCACCCTAATCAGAATCATTGTAAGCCAGCAATTAAGGAGAAGAATCACGAGGAAAGAAAAATCATTGGCCTGGAGTAGCTTTGATGTACTTGATCATTTATAGAAAGCTTAAACATGATTTGATCTGGGAGCAACAATAAACTGAGGCAAGACACGCACTCCATAAGAAAGATCAGGTTTGGTGATGGTGAGAGAGAGCAGCCTGCCAACCAATCTCCTATAAATAGCAATGTCTGAAGCATAAAAAAATTCAGAAGTATTATTAATTAGTTGATGTTTTTGTTCAATAGGCACCAAAGAAGGTTTAACTGCAGAAATGCTAGTATCACTAAGAATGTCACAAGCATATATTTTTGGTTGACAAAAATACCAGCCGGAGACCTTGCAATTTCAAGTCCTAAGAAATACTTAGCAGGACCCAAGTCCTTAATTTTGAATTGAGTATGCATAAAAGTCTTAACTTGAAGTATCAAACCAGCTGAATTACTTGTGATGAGTATATCATACACATAAACAATGACAACCACAAATTGGATTGGTTTCTTAATAGTGAACATGCTATGATCACATACTACTTGAGTGAAGCTAAAGGAGCATAGAGGCAGAGCAAATTTTTTATTCCACACCCTGGGAGCCTGTTTCAACCCATAGATAAATTTTCTCAACCTGCACACAAGCTCAACACCAAAAGGAACTGACAAAGACTAAGAACTTAACGGCTGAAAACCTGGAGGAAGCTTCATTTAAATTTCTTCTATAATATTGCAATAAAGAAAGACATTATTCACATCCATTAGATGAATATGCCAATTATATTTAACATTTAATGTGTTACGTgttgattctcaatgatcagaagaagctcaggatctgactgCGTTTTAGATGTTATCAGTATTTaatgtgtcgtcaggatttgatgcatcatcagtatttgcatgTCATCAGCATCTGAAGGTAGTCTGCTATGAAGATTGATTCTATTTCTTTTTTTGTGGGATGGATATCTATtacgttctgagtgataggactttatgtattcagttaaagatatgtatcaatttctgttagtaattgataatacatatcttagattgattttgTTATTCacagtggactaacaatgagatttacagaacgggggttgaatgtaaatctcaaaacttttttaagttttgagcagtttctaagactaagtattttgatgaacaaatgtgtgtgaattgctttaagctaatacagacagatatatatatatatatattcaagcacaaatgtaaagaacacaaagaacttaaaaacttttctggtggatatgttgttccaccaaagatgtgttatttcagaaaatatgtgatttaaagaattaaatcacagctgcgtcctagtacaaactagatgattttctctctgaatttttctaaacagctctggaaaattcacactctaattactagctgctacttggtatatatatcaccaagtttacaagtgaagacaaaactgtaaaatacaattaaaagattcttcacatgtttcttcttcatttctctatctaatgcaatttaggtttagctgtgaatctttgaatacttccttgtttgcaccagaatggaaatgctacattttcttgattcctccgagaggctgccacattccagtttgtctctgtcaacccatgtgcctctgtcagcttatgaattgtcactatcaactgctatttgaactaagcatccgttgaagctttcattcgttgatgttttatccgttgaagctttatccgttgaagctttatccgttgatgcattaacagttgaacctttatccgttgaagcactcatccgttgatggatgttatccgttgaagctttagagacatccgttgaagctttgtttctcatccgttgaaggcctttaatatcagttgatactacttcacttatacaaaattacaaggcatgaaatatttacaattagccctcctatttgcatatccactagtagtcaacatgactgataatttcccacaacatctaagaattacaacttaaatacagagaatgaaatgtgctacaatactagacttatttctaagtaaaactactccttcaacggatagccaaaatggtcttatccgttgaggctacaaacactagatttctacttaagtgttttgtttaacttatcatcaaactaatacacatattcttaacaatctccccctatttatgtctactagaactgtaggcataaatttgggtttaacttgatgataacaaaacacttaacaaccatatgaactgaaataaagtagaaattaaaaagtgctgcaaaagtgtgtatactaagatagaattgaagaattatattgtttccaagggtgctcctttagcctgagcagattaatttcttttcctttgatcccttgttttctttcctagcctcctgtcattctcctctatttggagttggagttgtctgtagaactcagcttcatcttcttcattgatgtccaacttagattgcatatccttgagagtttcattactggcaatcttgagttgatcttcaagtctgaaaaatcttctgactcctttattgtctctgaactccatcaactaatg from Apium graveolens cultivar Ventura chromosome 5, ASM990537v1, whole genome shotgun sequence includes the following:
- the LOC141662028 gene encoding uncharacterized protein LOC141662028, with translation MLFTPINKLEASKPFALQSKHTSEYLSSIRTLQTTGVLYYRARKSKLVMGKNNGGATATTTKKGLQSKGLGRFLKQQRGRIYIIRTCVVMLLCWHD